The following are encoded together in the Malaya genurostris strain Urasoe2022 chromosome 3, Malgen_1.1, whole genome shotgun sequence genome:
- the LOC131434933 gene encoding guanine nucleotide-binding protein G(s) subunit alpha has product MGCFGSAGSKQSDSNSSEDTKSQKRRSDAITRQLQKDKQVYRATHRLLLLGAGESGKSTIVKQMRILHVNGFSDTERKQKIEDIKKNIRDAILTITGAMSTLTPPIPLEKPENQSRVDYIQDYASGPDFNYPPEFYENTEELWKDRGVQQTYERSNEYQLIDCAKYFLDRVSEIKQPNYTPTEQDILRCRVLTSGIFETRFQVDKVNFHMFDVGGQRDERRKWIQCFNDVTAIIFVTACSSYNMVLREDPTQNRLRESLELFKSIWNNRWLRTISVILFLNKQDLLAEKIKAGKSKLSDYFSEFNRYQTPADAVCEMGEEPEVIRAKYFIRDEFLRISTASGDGKHYCYPHFTCAVDTENIKRVFNDCRDIIQRMHLRQYELL; this is encoded by the exons ATGGGTTGCTTCGGATCGGCCGGATCGAAACAATCGGACTCTAACAGCTCTGAGGATACCAAAAGTCAAAAACGACGGAGTGATGCCATTACGCGACAGCTGCAGAAAGATAAACAG GTTTACAGAGCCACTCATAGACTGTTATTGCTGGGTGCTGGAGAGTCCGGTAAATCAACAATCGTTAAACAAATGAGAATTTTGCATGTTAACGGATTTTCCGATACTGAACGGAAACAGAAAATAGAGGATATAAAAAAGAATATCAGAGATGCCATATTG ACAATTACTGGTGCAATGAGCACACTTACACCTCCTATTCCATTAGAAAAACCAGAAAACCAGTCAAGAGTGGATTATATTCAAGATTATGCATCAG GTCCCGACTTCAATTATCCACCAGAGTTCTACGAAAACACTGAAGAATTGTGGAAAGATCGTGGCGTGCAGCAAACCTATGAGCGATCGAATGAATACCAATTAATTGATTGTGCTAAATA CTTTCTGGATCGTGTTAGTGAAATCAAGCAGCCTAATTATACTCCAACCGAACAGGATATACTGAGATGTCGTGTTTTGACGTCGGGTATATTCGAAACTAGGTTTCAAGTTGATAAGGTTAACTTTCA CATGTTCGATGTCGGAGGTCAGCGGGATGAACGACGAAAGTGGATTCAGTGTTTTAACGATGTCACTGCAATTATTTTCGTGACAGCGTGCTCTAGTTATAATATGGTCCTGCGAGAGGATCCAACACAAAATCGGCTGAGAGAATCGCTGGAACTGTTCAAAAGTATTTGGAATAATCG ATGGTTGCGAACAATATCTGTAATATTGTTTCTGAATAAACAAGACTTGTTAGCCGAGAAAATCAAAGCCGGCAAAAGTAAACTTTCCGACTACTTTAGCGAATTTAATCGTTACCAGACGCCGG CTGATGCCGTTTGTGAAATGGGAGAGGAACCTGAAGTGATTAGGGCGAAATATTTCATAAGAGATGAATTTCTG CGTATATCCACAGCCAGTGGTGATGGCAAACACTATTGCTATCCTCACTTTACCTGTGCGGTGGACACcgaaaacataaaaagagttttcaACGATTGTCGAGACATCATTCAAAGAATGCATCTGCGACAATACGAGTTGTTATAG